From a single Solirubrobacterales bacterium genomic region:
- a CDS encoding heavy-metal-associated domain-containing protein, which produces MSIESDQIREYRVEGMSCSNCEAHVRKAVEALGGVSSAEADAGANLLRVSGSGLDDSVIAAAVDDAGYEAIPR; this is translated from the coding sequence ATGAGCATCGAATCCGACCAGATCCGCGAGTACCGAGTCGAGGGAATGAGCTGCTCCAACTGCGAAGCGCACGTCCGCAAGGCGGTCGAGGCGCTCGGCGGCGTTTCGTCCGCCGAAGCCGACGCCGGCGCGAACCTGCTCCGGGTCAGCGGATCCGGACTCGACGACTCCGTGATCGCCGCCGCTGTGGATGACGCCGGTTACGAGGCGATCCCGCGATGA
- a CDS encoding heavy metal translocating P-type ATPase: protein MSCASCVNRVEKNLNKVEGAEATVNFATHKAYVTYDPEQACVDDFVDAVTRAGYVARPDAPAESPANGHVSNGTRDHSPTPASDHSVHGGEVTGPAATAMAHGEHDDHDHMQHSVASVSSLAHRVIIGAALTVPLVLISMVPALQFDYWQWVAFALATPVVFWAGLPFHRSALRSARHGVVQMDTLISIGTIAAWTWSVVALVFGDAGMVGMKMSFELVPDRGAGLSHLYFETAGVVTTLLLIGRYFEEKGKARAGDALKSLGSLAARDAAVLDADGSERRVPVAELRPGDRFVVRPGEKIATDGTVVEGDSAVDESLITGESVPVEKRVGDGVVGASVNASGRLVVEATRVGSDTALAQIARLVEQAQTGKAPVQRLADRISAVFVPIVIVLAALTLVVWLLAGEGAAFAFGAAVSVLIIACPCALGLATPLALMVGTGRGARLGLLIKGPQVLESTRQVDTILLDKTGTVTTGEMSLASITVASGQDRDEALRLVAAIEDPSEHPIARALVAGARSELGDITLPPVEQFTNREGSGVTGRIEGREVTAGKAWLLGERGLEPDETLEAALREAQNRGETAIAAGWDGKVRAVFAVADSVKEGSPEAIRQLRELGLNPVLLTGDNEPTARAVAAEVGISEVISEVLPADKAGEVRRLQADGRTVAMVGDGVNDAPALAQADLGIAIGTGSDVAIEASDLTLVSGEPRGAATAIRLSRATLKTIKQNLFWAFAYNVILIPVAMTGLLNPIFAGAAMAFSSIFVILNSMRLRSFTP, encoded by the coding sequence ATGAGCTGCGCCTCCTGCGTGAACCGGGTCGAGAAGAATCTGAACAAGGTCGAGGGAGCCGAGGCGACGGTCAACTTTGCGACCCACAAGGCCTACGTCACCTACGACCCGGAGCAGGCTTGCGTTGACGACTTCGTCGATGCGGTCACCAGGGCGGGCTACGTGGCCCGTCCGGACGCTCCGGCGGAGAGTCCCGCGAACGGCCACGTGTCGAACGGCACCCGTGACCACTCCCCCACCCCGGCGTCCGACCACTCGGTGCATGGCGGTGAAGTCACCGGCCCCGCCGCGACCGCGATGGCGCACGGCGAGCATGACGACCACGACCACATGCAGCACTCGGTCGCCTCGGTCTCCAGCCTCGCCCACCGGGTGATCATCGGCGCGGCCCTCACCGTGCCACTGGTCCTGATCTCGATGGTCCCGGCCCTTCAGTTCGATTACTGGCAGTGGGTTGCGTTCGCGCTCGCCACCCCGGTCGTTTTCTGGGCCGGCCTGCCGTTCCACCGCTCCGCCCTGCGCAGTGCCCGGCACGGGGTGGTCCAGATGGACACCCTGATCTCGATCGGCACGATCGCCGCCTGGACCTGGTCGGTGGTCGCCCTGGTCTTCGGTGACGCCGGGATGGTCGGAATGAAGATGAGCTTCGAGCTGGTCCCGGACCGCGGCGCCGGCCTCAGCCATCTCTACTTCGAGACCGCCGGGGTGGTCACCACCCTGCTCCTGATCGGCCGCTACTTCGAGGAGAAGGGCAAGGCCCGGGCCGGGGACGCGCTGAAGAGTCTCGGCAGCCTGGCCGCCCGGGATGCCGCGGTGCTTGACGCCGACGGCAGCGAACGCCGGGTGCCGGTGGCCGAGCTGCGTCCCGGTGACCGCTTCGTGGTCCGACCGGGCGAAAAGATCGCCACCGACGGCACCGTGGTCGAGGGCGATTCGGCGGTGGACGAGTCCCTGATCACCGGTGAGTCGGTGCCGGTCGAGAAACGGGTCGGGGATGGCGTCGTCGGGGCCTCGGTGAACGCCTCCGGCCGGCTGGTGGTCGAGGCGACCAGGGTCGGCTCGGACACCGCCCTCGCCCAGATCGCCCGGCTGGTCGAGCAGGCCCAGACCGGCAAGGCTCCGGTCCAGCGTCTGGCCGACCGGATCTCGGCCGTTTTCGTGCCGATCGTGATCGTCCTGGCCGCGCTCACTCTGGTCGTCTGGCTTCTGGCCGGGGAGGGGGCCGCCTTCGCCTTCGGCGCCGCGGTGTCGGTGCTGATCATCGCCTGCCCCTGTGCGCTCGGGCTGGCGACCCCGCTGGCCCTGATGGTCGGAACCGGTCGCGGTGCCCGCCTCGGACTGCTGATCAAGGGTCCGCAGGTGCTCGAATCAACCCGCCAGGTGGACACCATTCTGCTGGACAAGACCGGCACCGTGACCACCGGCGAGATGAGCCTCGCCTCGATCACCGTGGCTTCGGGCCAGGACCGTGACGAGGCGCTTCGCCTGGTTGCGGCGATCGAGGATCCCTCGGAACACCCGATCGCCCGGGCCCTGGTGGCCGGGGCACGGTCGGAACTCGGGGACATCACCCTGCCGCCGGTCGAGCAGTTCACCAACCGGGAAGGCAGCGGTGTGACCGGAAGGATCGAGGGCCGCGAGGTGACCGCCGGCAAGGCATGGCTGCTGGGCGAGCGCGGACTCGAGCCGGACGAAACCCTGGAAGCCGCCCTGCGGGAGGCCCAGAATCGGGGTGAGACCGCGATCGCCGCCGGCTGGGACGGGAAGGTCAGGGCTGTCTTCGCGGTCGCCGACTCGGTCAAGGAGGGCTCCCCGGAAGCGATCCGGCAGCTGCGTGAACTGGGGCTCAACCCGGTGCTGCTCACCGGTGACAACGAGCCGACCGCGCGGGCGGTCGCCGCCGAGGTCGGGATCTCCGAGGTGATCAGCGAGGTCCTGCCCGCCGACAAAGCCGGTGAGGTCAGGCGCCTCCAGGCCGACGGCCGCACGGTAGCGATGGTCGGCGACGGGGTGAACGACGCCCCGGCGCTCGCCCAGGCCGATCTCGGCATCGCGATCGGGACCGGTTCCGACGTGGCGATCGAGGCCTCCGACCTGACCCTGGTCTCCGGTGAGCCACGCGGTGCCGCCACCGCGATCCGGCTCAGTCGGGCAACCCTGAAGACGATCAAGCAGAACCTGTTCTGGGCCTTCGCCTACAACGTGATCCTGATCCCGGTCGCAATGACCGGCCTGCTCAACCCGATCTTCGCCGGAGCGGCGATGGCCTTCAGCTCGATCTTCGTGATCCTCAACTCAATGAGACTCCGCAGCTTCACCCCCTAA